ACCGTTCTCGGAGGGTCTGGGTAGATTATCTCCTGATGGCACTTCGTGCGGCCTTGGGGGCTGTGTGGCAGGGCTGTGCTGCGAGTGAAGCCCATGTCTCAGAATCGAGACATGGGGCACCGGGATTTGTTCAGGAGCGCAGGAAGGCGGCTCGGGTTGAGTTCGTAACAGGCCATTCCACCTTCGTCAGTTGTTCCGAAACGTCCCACAGTTTTCGTGCTGCTTCAGAGTTCTGCGCGGGCTTGGGCAGTGGCACCAGGATGGGCGAGCCGGTAAGCTGGAGGGTTCCGCCGGGGGCAAAGTATTCGCCGGAGCGGGTATCGGGCGCGGTGGCTGCGCGCAGCGTGGGCAACGCTCCTTGGGCGGAGTTCTGCGAGAAGCGGTTTTGGATAAAGTTCTCGAAGCGATTGAGTGGACGGCCTGGGCCGCTGCTCTGGAGGTTCGTGCTCGCCCAGCCGGGATGGGCGGCGTTGCTGAGAAGCGGAATGCCCTGGGCCGCGCTACGTCGCGCCAGCTCCTGCATGAAGAGGAGGTTCGCCAGTTTGGATTGGCAGTAGACCTTCCAGGGCGCGTAAGTCTTCTCAAACTGAAGGTCGTCGAAGTTGATCTTCTTCAGGCCCATGCTCGCGGCTCCGCTGCTGACCGAGGTGACTCGCGGAGCGGGGGAGCGTTGCAGGAGCGGGAGCAGAAGCAGAGTAAGGGCGAAGTGGCCGAGGTAGTTGGTGCCGAACTGCTTCTCGAAGCCGTCCTCGGTCAGCTCCCGGGTGGGGATGCGCATGACGCCCGCGTTGTTGACCAGAAGATCGAGCTTCAGCTCGGAGCCGATCTTTGCCGCGAAGCCGTGGACCGAGGCGAGGCTGGCCAGGTCGAGCTGCTCGTAGCGCACCTGGGCCGAGGGGAGCAGGCGCTGGATGCGGTGCACCGCGTCTTCGCCCTTTTCTCGTGAGCGCGCCGTCAGGATGACCGAGGCTCCGGCTCGCGCCAGCTCCAGAGCTGTGTTCCAGCCGATGCCGCTGTTTGCCCCGGTGACGACCGCGAGCTTACCTGCCTGTGAGGGGATGTTATGTGTCGTCCATGCCGCCATGTTGAATTCCTCCTTTTATATTGATTGAGTGTTTACTCAATATGGTGCAATAAAAAATCACTTTTTTCGCGCGATTGCTGCCCACAACATCTCGAAGCCGAGGTCGCGGTATATGGCTGCCTGTTCAGACTGCTGCTGCATGAAGGCTACGGTCGTCTCGGAGAGCGCGGACATGGTGGCTGCGGCGAACTCTTCCGGCAGCTCACGGAAGATACGGCTCTCGGTCGCCTCCCGGTGCATCTGCTGGATCTCGACAAACGGGGCCATGCCTGCGGCTTTGGATTCGTCCGTAAGGCCTGACCAGAGGATGAGCTGCTGGAGAGCCTTGTGTTTGAAAGGGTTTTCGACGCCCCAATCCACGTAGCAGTTCCATACATGCTGTAAGCGGCTGCGGACGCCGTTGCGGCGCGGAAAGCCGGACATCATGGCGTCGGCGAGTTCCAGCTTGAGTTCGCGGTACAGTTGGTTGAGCAGCTCGTCCTTGCTGGCGAAGTAAGTAAAGATGGTTCCTTCAGAGACCTGCGCTCTGCCCGCGATGGCGGCGGTGGTGGCGCCGACGCCGCGCTCGGCCACCACCTGTGTGGCGGCGGTAAGGATGGCATTGCGTTTGTCCGCGCTCTTGACCCGTGCCATGTACGATCTCCTTTAGTAAGCATACACTCACTATTTCCGGGATAGCTTGCGAAGGAAGTCCATTGAGATGGAACCGTGGCTGCGTTGCCTGCGTAGATGGCAGATATGACTATGAGTGTCTCCCTCGTCGATCATCCGGATCGGTCTGCCTTGTCCGCAGCGCTGCGGTTGGCGGCGATCTTCGCCGTCGTGAAACTGCTGCTGCAGTTTGGGCTTACGCTGTGGACCGAGCATCTGGGGTATGGCTACTTTCGCGATGAGTTCTACTACCTTGCCTGTGGACGCCATCTGGCCTGGGGGTATGTCGATCATGGGCCGGTGGTCGCGGTGCAGGCGCGACTGGGGGAGCTGCTCTTCGGCACCAGCGTCTTTGCTCTGCGGGTGCTCTCGTCTGCTGCCGGAGCAGTGGTGGTGTGGTTGACGGGGGTGATCGCGTGGGCGCTGGGCGGGCGGAGACCGGCGCAGGCGCTGGCGATGTTCGGCGTGCTGCTATGCCCGCAGTACATCGCGCTGCATGGGTTTCTCTCGATGAACTCGTTCGAGCCGATCTTCTGGAGCGTCTGTGTACTGGCGCTGGTCCTGGTGCAACGGGGGTACTCGGAGGGGATGTGGTGGATGGTGTTCGGCGTCTCGGCTGGGGTGGGGCTGCTGAACAAGCCTTCGATGACGTTCTTCCTGATTGCGGTGGCGATTGGCCTGCTCTGCACCCCGCAGCGCAGGCTGCTGGCGACGCGCTGGGCGGCGGTGGGAGTAGGGTTGCTGATCCTGATCGCGCTGCCCAATCTGCTGTGGCAGGCGCAGAATCACTGGCCTACGCTGGAGTTTCTAGAGAACGGACGGGCCGAGCATAAGAACGTGATTCTGGGGCCGGTTCCGTTCTTTATGCAACAGTTTCTCAATATGCAGCCGATGAACTTCGCTCTTTGGGGTACTGGGGTGGTCGCGCTGCTGCGGGGAAGGTCAATTCGTGGGATGCGGTGGCTGGGCGTCGCCTTTGTGGTGTTCTTTGTGACGATGTTCGGCCTGCACGCCAAGGACTATTACCTTGCGGGGATCTACCCGGCGTTCTTTGCCGCGGGCGCGATCGCGTGGGAGCATCGCTTTGCCGCAAGGAAGAGCGTGCGGCAGGGGCGCGTGGTGGCGTTTCCGGTCTTCGAGGGGATGCTGCTGGTGAGCACGGTGCTGGTCCTGCCGATGGCTTCGCCGGTGTTGCGGCCATATACGTGGATCCGCTACACCACGGCGATGCACCTGCATGGATCGAAGTCCGAGACGGCGGAGACCGGGCCGCTGCCGCAGTTTTATGCGGACCGGTTTGGATGGCAGCAGCAGGTGGATACGGTGGTGAAGGCGTATCGGGGGCTGACTCCGGCGGAGCAGCGGGAGGTCTGCATCTATGGGGATGACTACGGCGAGGCCGGGGCGCTGGACCTGCTGGGGCGGCGTGAGGAGCCGAGCCTTCCGGCGGCGATCAGTCCGCAGAACAGCTACTGGATGTGGGGTACGCATGGCTGCACGGGTGAGATCGCGATTGCGATTAGCGGCGGCTCGCTCGAAGAGTTGCAGGGGCAGTACGAGAGCGTGACGGTGCTTGGGCGGATGGACGATCCGCTGGCTATGCCGTTCGAGCGGCATAAGCATATCTACCTGTTGCGGCGACGTCGGCCGGAGATGCCGTTCGTGTGGGAGAAGATGAAGGACTTCATCTAGTGTCGGCGGGTGGCACAGGTTGTTACACTGGCAGCCATGCGGGTGTTCGGGATCGACTGCGGGACGGAGTTTACCGGGTATGGCGTGGTGCGGGTGGATGAGACCGCACGGAACCCGAAGCTCCTGCACTGCGCGGCGGGGACGATCCGGCTGAAGAAGAAGGAGACGACTCCGCAGCGGCTGGCGCAGGTGTACGCCGAGCTGACGGCGCTGATCGAGCTGCACCAGCCGGATGCGGTGGCGATTGAAGAGGTCTTCTTTTCGGCCAACGCGAAGAGCGCGCTGAAGCTGGGGCAGGTGCGCGGAGTGGCCATGCTGGCGGCTGCTAACTGCGGGCGGCCGGTGTTCGAGTATGCGCCGCTCTCGATCAAGAGCGCGGTGGTGGGGTATGGGCTGGCGGCTAAGGAGCAGGTGCAGTTTATGGTGACTCGACTGCTGGAGATGGACGGGGCCTTCGACTCGCCGGACGCGGCCGATGCGCTGGCGATTGCGATCTGCCATATCCATACGGCGCAGAGTGCTCCCGTAGCCAGGAAGAGCGGCCGGTGAAGGCACTGCTGCTGCTGCTCGCAATGGGGGCCGATACGGCTCGAGTGACGTTTACCTATGCCCGCGAGGGGATGCCGGTGCCGCAGTATGAGCTGAGCGTGAGTGAGGACGGCAGCGGTCGCTATGTGGCGCAGGTGGCTCCACGTGGCGGGGTGGGGGAGCGGCAGGAGGTGGATCGGGAGATCGAGGTGCCGACGGTGAGGGCTGAGGCGATTATGGCTGCGGCGCGTGGGCTGAACCGCTTCGAGATGGTCTGCGCTTCGAAGGCCAAGGTGGCGAGTACGGGCGCGAAGTCGATGACCTATGCGGGGGCCGACGGCAAGGGGAGCTGCGCGTACGACTACACGGAGAATAAGCAGCTTGTCCAGTTGACGAATGTCTTTCTGGGGCTGGCGATGACCCTCGATCTGGGGCGGAAGCTGGAAGTGGATCACCGCTTCGACCGGCTGGGGCTGGATGCGGATATGGAGACGCTGGTGAAGGAGCTGAAGGACGGCAGCGCGCTGGAGCCGGGGATGATCGCGCCGGTGCTGCGGTCGATTGCGGAGGATGCGCAGGTGATACAGCGGGTGCGGGTGCGGGCGGCGGAGTTGGCAGCTCTACCTTAAAGCCAGGTAGAGCTGGGCCATGTCTTCCAGGGGGAGCTGCTCGGCGCGGGATTGAGCGGGGATTCCGGCGGGCCATTTCTCTGCCAGCAACTGGGGATCGACTCCGGCAAATCGGAGGTTGTTCTGGAGCGTCTTGCGTTTCTGGGCGAAGGCCTGCTTGAGGAAGGCGTCGAAACCTGCCGGATCTACGCCTAGCTCGGCGAAGCGGGGGGCGAAGTGCAGGCGCAGGACCGTGGAGTAGACGTCGGGTGGGGGATTGAAGGCCTCGGGTGGCAGGGTGAAGAGGTTGTCGACCTGGGCATACATCTGGGTGGTGGCCGAGAGCAGGCCGTAGTCGCGGACGCCGGGGGCAGCGGAGACGCGGTCGGCTACCTCGCGCTGCATCATCAGGGCAGCGCGACCGAGGATTCCCGCGGTGGCCGCGGCGAAGAGATGCAGGAGGATGTCCGAAGTGATGTAGTAGGGCAGGTTGCCGATGATGTCTACGGTCGTTCCGGGCTGGGCGAAGGAGAGCAGATCGGTTGCGAGCACATCGGCTTCGACGATCTGGACGTTGATGCGTTCGCGGAAGCGGAAGCGCAGTTCGGCGGCTAGGGAGCGGTCCAGCTCGAGCGCGATGAGGCGCTGGCAGCGGGTGGCCAGAATGTCGGTAATAGCACCGTGGCCGGGGCCGATCTCGATGACGGTGCGCTGGCTGAGGTCGCCGAGGGAGTCCGCGATCTGGTGGCGGGCGCGGTCGTCCACGAGGAAGTTCTGGCCGAGCTTGGGCTTGCGTAACTTGTGCATCTCTTGAGGGTAAACGCGCGGGGCGGGTTACGATAGTTCGGGGTTGAAGCGCATCTAACAGGGACATAAGGAACTACGAAGGAGAAGGCCGTGGACTGGACACCGGGAGCGCAGAGCGGGGATATTGAGGACCGAAGAGACTCTTCGGGTGGGGATGGCGGTGGGGGCGGCTTCGGCTTTGGCGGCGGAGGTGGGCTGGGAATCGCAGGTTTTGTGGTGCTGGTGGTGCTCAGCCTGGCTACGGGGAGAAATTTTCTGAGCGGCGTACTCTCGGGGCCGGGGGCTGCTCCGTCGCAGTATCAGCAGGCGGGGCCGCGGGCGGCAGGACCAGCTCAGCCACATTCGGCGGGCGAGGACCGGGATGTGCAGCTCATCAGCTTTGTGCTGGACGACGTGCAGAAGACCTGGACCGGGATCTTTTCGGCTGCGGGTAAGACGTATCCCCATGCGAAGCTGGTGATCTATCGGGGCGCGACCTACTCGGGATGCGGCACGGCGCGGTCTTCGACGGGGCCGTTTTACTGCCCGCAGGACCAGAAGGTATACATCGACCTGAGCTTCTGGGATGAGCTGAAGCACTTTGGCGGGGCGACGACGGAGTTCGCGCAGGCCTATGTGATCGCGCACGAGCTGGGGCACCATGTGCAGAAGCTGCTGGGGATCGAGGCGCGGGAGCGGCAGGCGGTCTCGGCTAATCCTGAGGAGCAGAACGTGCTCTCGGTTGACTTGGAGTTGCAGGCGGACTGCTTCGCCGGGGTTTGGGCGCACAGCACACAACAGCGGAATATCGTGCATGAAGACGACATTGCGGGCGCGTTGAGCGCGGCGGCGGCGGTCGGGGACGACCACCTGCAGAAGATGAGCGGGCGGGCGGTGAGCCCGGAGAGCTGGACGCATGGCAGCTCGGCGCAGCGGCAGAAGTGGTTCACGACCGGGCTGAGCACGGGGAAGGTCTCGGCCTGCGCGACGTTCGATGGGAAGCTGGCCCCGTAGGCACTTCGTGCTGTTCTCGACGCTCCGCGTGCAAACTGCTTAGAGCAGGATCGGCAGTACGGGTTCGGTTTCTCCAGCGAAGTAGCTGGTGATCTTCTTGGCTGTGGCGGCGTTGACTACGGCGGTCAGAGCGTCGGGGGATGCCTGCTTGATGCCGCGGACGCTGCCGAAGTGTTCGATGAGGCGCTGGCGGGTGCGCGGGCCTACGCCGGGGATGGCATCCAGCTCGGTGGCGCGGTCGCGGATCTGGCGGCGCTTGCGGTGGTAAGTGACGGCGAAGCGGTGGCTCTCGTCGCGGATCTTCTGCATCAGGTGCAGCACGGGGGAGCGGCGGTCGAGGACCACTGGGTCGTTCTCCTGGCCGTAGACGTAGATGATCTCCTCCTTCTTGGCGATGGAGGCGAGCGGTTGTAGCGTAACGCCGATCTCGACCAGCGCAGCGTGGGCGGCGTGGAGCTGGCCGAGACCTCCGTCGATCAGGATCAAGGAAGGGAAGCCCTTTTCGGCGTCTTTGCCCTCCTTGTCCATCAGGCGCTTGTAGCGGCGCTGGATCACCTCGCGCATACTGGCGAAGTCGTCGTTGCCGGAGACGGTTTTGATCTGGAACTTGCGGTAATCCGCCTTTTTCATAGCCCCGTCCTCCCAGACGACCATTGAGGCGACAGTCTCCGAGCCCTGGATGTGCGAGATGTCGAAGCACTCGATGCGGCGGGGCAGCTCCTCAAGCATCAGGGCCTCTTGCAACGCCTCCTGAATGACCTTCGCGCCGGGTTGCAGGACGCGGAAGCGCTGGTCGTAGGACTGCTTGGCGTTCTGGCAGACGAGGTCCACGAGGGAGCGCTTGTCGCCGCGCTGGGGAGCGGCCAGCTCGATGCGGTGCTTGGCCCGTTCGGATAACTCGTCGGCGAGCAGCGCCCGGTCGGGGAAGTCCACCGGCACATAGATGGAGCGGGGAACGTAGGCCTGGTCGAGGTAGAGCTGTTTGAGCAGTGCGGAGAAGAAGGCCGCGGGGGAGAACTCGCCGTCCAGCTCGGTGACGTGGGCGCGCTGCGTGAGGGCGAGGGAGTCTTCTACCTCGGGCGCGCTCGCGATGGGGTTAGGCTCGAGGTGCGACTCGTCTTCAACTGGGTCGTAGGCACCCTCGTTCAGCGTGGTGTCGAGCGACTCAGGCAGGTCCTCCCAGAAGAAGTCGCGGCGATCGACGATCTTGCCGCCGCGCATGTGGAAGAGGTTCACGGCGAGCATCTGGTTCTCGTAGTGGAAGCCGAAGACGTCCGCGTCCTCGTTGTCCACGGTGGCGATGCGCTGCTTGTCCTGCATCTGGTGGACGGTGAGGATCTGGTCGCGCAGCCGGGCGGCGGCCTCGAAGTGCATCTCCTCAGCGGCGGCCTCCATGCGCTGGCCCAATAACTTTTCCAGTTCATCGGTGCGGCCGTCGAGGAAGAGCTGCACGTCACGGATGGTCTCGAGGTAGCTCTCGTTGGAGATGAGGCCCTCGACGCAGGGGCCGAGGCAGCGTTTGATGTAGTACTGCAAGCAGGCGCGGGGGTGGTAGCGGTTGAGATCGACCTTGCAGGAGGGGATGAGGAAGCTGCGGTGGATTAGGTCGACCAGCCGGTAGGCCAGGTTGGCCGGAAAGTAGGGGCCGAAGTAGGCGCTGCCGTCCTTGCGCAGCTTGCGCGTGACGAAGACCTTGGGGTGGCGGTCGCCCAGGGTGAGCTTGATGTAGGGGTAGGTCTTGTCGTCGCGCAGCAGGATGTTGAAGCGGGGCTTGCGCTGCTTGATGAGGTTGTTCTCGAGCGCCAGGGCCTCGCGCTCGTTGGCCACCGTGATGTAGTCCACGTCGACGGCCTCGCGCATGAGCGAGCCGGTCTTGCGGTTGTTGAGCTGGTTGGCTTCGAGAAAGTAAGACCGCACGCGGGCGCGCAGGTTCTTGGCCTTGCCGACGTAGATGACCTCGCCTTCAGCGTTTTTGTAGAGGTAGCAGCCCGGCTGGGTGGGCAGGGTCCGGATTTTCTGCAGCAGGTCCATGTTTCTCCGCTCTCACTAGTTTAGCTGCGGAGGTATCAGGCTGAATACGCATGGGATAACGGGGGATATTTTGGCCCTGCGATGCAGTAAAAATTACGCGCTGCCGCGATTGGCGAATTGGGTTTCCTTATCGGATATCTCCTGTAAGTTGCTGAGGTATATGGGGTTGTATTTTTTCGCGGAAGTGGCACGGAGATTGCAGTGATCTTCTGTGTTGTCGGGCCAGAAGTGGGGTCAGGTAGTTGGGCTGCGTTGTTGGGTTATGAATTCGGGCCACGTTGAGCAATCGGGTTATTACAGAAGTTGGGCCCCTGAAGTGGATGTTGCTTCGTTCTCTAAATGGAGGAGATGAATATGCAAGCCAAGCTAAACAAGTCAATCGAACCGGCTGGTTATCACAAATTTTATGTGGCGGCTCTTTCGAGCGCGCTCGTTCTCTCGTCTGCGTTCGTTGGCTGCTCTTCCAAGAACTATGTTCGTTCTCAGACCGCACCCTTGATCCAGCAGACCAACGATCTGGATGCGAAGACGGCTGCCGATCACCGCGCAATTCTGGATACGGATGAGCGCGCGCAGAAGGGCATCGCCGGAGCGCAGACGGCGGCCGATCAGGCTGACCAGCACGCGCTGGCGGCGGGGCAGCAGGCGAACGTTGCGGGCCGGTCGGCCCAGGAGGCGTATAACCGCGTGGACTCGCTGAGCGGTGTGATCGCCAATCTGGATAACTACAAGCAGCTCTCCGATGTGCGTGTGACCTTTGCCTTCGACAAGGCGGTGCTGACGAAGCAGGACAAGGCGGATCTGGATGCGCTGGCGGGGTCGCTGACCTCGACGCGTGGATACATCCTGCAGGTGACGGGCGGTACGGACTCGGTGGGTGACGCGGAGTACAACTACCGGCTGAGCCAGCGCCGCGCCGACGCGGTGGCGAACTATCTTGCGACGAAGTACAACGTGCCGCCGCATAAGTTCTACCTGGTCGGCATCGGCAAGGACTTGCAGGTGGCGAGCGATAAGACCGCTGCCGGACGCGCCCAGAACCGTCGCGTGGAGGTGCAGGTGCTCTCGAACATGAGCGCCGCTGCGACGCCGGGCAACGGTGGCGGCAGCAACTAGCCTTCAGATAGCTTCTTCCGCATGACTGCGGGGCACTTCGGTGCTCCGCAGTTTTTTATTTGCGCGGGTTGGCTTTTTTATAGACCAGGTAGAGGAGCAGCGATTCGATGGCGACCCACGCAAACTGATACCAGTAGAAGAACGGGAAACCCCACAGTGCGGGTGTCGCCTGCGAGTAGAGCTGCGGGAAGGCGAGCCCCAGGAAGGGCAGGAGGAGCAGCAGCTTCCAGTAGGGATTGGGGGCCTTGCGGGCTTCAGTGGGCGCGGAGGACATGATGCTGCCCAGAATAACTCGTTTCTTTCGGTTGCGTCAGCCTGTTCGGCAGCACCCCGTGGAGCCGGTGGATCGTTTAGAGTGATTCAGGATGAAGCGTTTACCTGAGCAGGATCAAGAAAGTGTGCCCGGCGCGTCCGCGCTGGCCGAGTCGATTGCGCTGATGGCCCGTCTGCGCGGGCCGGATGGGTGCCCGTGGGATCGAGAACAGACCTTCGACTCGATCAAGCGGCATACGCTCGAGGAGACTTACGAGGTCTTCGACGCGATTGAGCGCAGGGCGTGGCCGGAGCTGAAGGACGAGTTGGGCGACCTGCTGTTGCAGGTGCTCTTCTACTCGCAGATGGCCGATGAGGCCGGATACTTCAACATCGGCGATGTGGCAGCGAATCTGAACGCCAAGCTGATCCGGCGGCATCCGCACATCTTCGGCAGCGCGGTGGCAGAGAACGCCGAGGCCGTGAAGGCTACGTGGGATGCGGTCAAGCAGCAGGAAAAAGCGGCTCGGCCTGTGGCTGCGGAGTCGATGCTGGACGACGTGCCGCGCAGTATGCCCGCGATGATCGAGGCGGCGAAGATCGGCTCGAAGGCGGCGAAGGTGGGGTTCGACTGGCCGGATGCGAGCGGGCTCTTTGCGAAGCTCGATGAGGAGATCGCGGAGCTGAAGGCGGAGGTCGGCGACGAGCCGAACCATGAGGCCGCGTTCGAAGAACTGGGCGACCTGCTGTTTACCGCGGTGAATCTGGCTCGGCATCTGAAGCTCGATCCCGAGTTTGCGCTGCGTGCGGCTAACGCCAAGTTTCGCGCGCGGTTTGGAGTCATGGAGCGCGAGGCAGGAAGTGCCGATGCGTTGGCAGCCTCCTCGTCGGAAGAACTGGAAGCAATGTGGCAAAGGGCAAAGCAAAAATAATGAACGAGAACGAACGCAAAGAGTTGCCGATCCGGGCACTGAGCACATTTGCCGAGTTGGAGCGGTGTGTCGAACTACAACTGGAGACGTGGGGCTACTCGAGCGGGGATGTGATTCCGCGCAAGATGTTTATCGTGGCCAATCGCATCGGAGGGCAGGTGCTGGGGGCCTTCGACGGAGACACCATCGTGGGCTTCCTGATGGCGATTCCCGGCATCCGCAATGGAGTGCCGTACCTGCACTCGCACATGCTGGCGGTACTGCCGGAGTATCGCAACTACGGCCTGGGGCGGCGCATGAAGCTGGCGCAGCGGGAGGATGCACTGGCGCGCGGGATTCGCCTGATCGAGTGGACCTTCGACCCGCTGGAGATTCGCAACGCGCACCTGAACATTACGCGGCTCGGTGCTATCGTGCGGCGTTACCAGCCGGACTTCTATGGACCGTCCAGCTCGCCGTTGCAGGGCGGTTTGCCGACGGATCGGCTTTATGCCGAGTGGTGGCTGGGCTCCGAGCGTGTGCAGCGCGTGCTGCGTGGAGAATCGGCAAAGGCCGAGATGGTCGAGCAGGTCAATGTGCCGGTTGATGTCTATGAGTGGAAGCAGAACCCTGAGCAGCGTGCGCTGGCTCTCAAGGTGCAGACGCGCAACCGTGAGGCGTTGCAGAGCGGCTTCGCACGCGGGCTTGCGGTTGTAGGGTACGAGGTCGATGCAGAGCGTAACGGCACCTTCGTGCTGGGGACTGCGGCTGATCCTGACTTGAAGTTTTAAGGGCTTGGAAAGAGGACTCGATGTTGAAGATAGACGCCATTCACCTTCGCGAGATCACGATGCCACTCGCGTTTCCATTTCGCACCAGCTTTGGGCTGACGACGGTGCGGCGCATCCTGCTGGTGGAGCTTGAGGCCGATGGCCTGACGGCGTGGGGCGAGTGCGCGGCGGGAGAGCATCCTTACTTCTCCGACGAGATGATCGACACCGCGTGGATCATCACCGAGAGCGAGTTGGCTCCGCGTCTGTTGAAGGCCGAGCTGCAGGGCGGAGGAAATTGCCCCGATATCTTCAAGCAGGTGCGCGGACATCGCATGGCCAAGGCCGCACTCGAGAACGCGGTGTGGGATATGGAGGCGCAGCGGCAGGGGATCTCTCTGGCGAACCTGCTGGGCGGGACGCGCGAGAAGATTCCGTGCGGCGTCTCGATTGGCTTGCAGGATACCGATGAGCTACTGATGGAGAAGATTGAGACCGAGCTGGCGGCGGGGTATCAGCGCATCAAGCTGAAGTGCGAGCCGGGGCGCGACACGGTGCTCTTCGAGAAGGTGCGGGATCGTTGGCCGGATATTCTGCTGAGCTGCGATGCCAACTCGGCCTACCAGATGAAGGACATCGACCGCATCGCGGAGTGGGACCAGTTCAAGCTGCTGATGATCGAGCAGCCTCTCTGGTACGACGACTTCTACTTCCATTCGATGTTGCAGAAGCGGCTCGAGACCGCGATCTGCCTGGATGAATCGATCCGCAACCGGCGCGATGCGCTGGCGGCGATCGATATGGAGTCATGCCGGATCATCAACATCAAGGTCGGCCGTGTAGGCGGATTCAGCGAGGCTATCGCGATTCATAACGCGACCGCCGAGCGCGGTATTCCGGTGTGGTGCGGAGGGATGCTCGAGACCGGCATCGGCCGCGCGCATAACATCGCGCTCTCGTCGCTGCCGAACTTCTCGCTGCCGGGGGATGTATCGGCTTCGAAGCGCTACTGGGCTGAGGATGTGATTGAACCGGAGGTTACAGTGAGCAAGGCCGGTGAGATTGTGGTGCCGACGACGCCGGGCAGCGGCTTTGTAGTGCGGCGAGATCGCATCGACTCGCTGACAGTGAGGAAGACGACGCTGCGGCGTAGTTAAGTTTAGTGCCCGGATGCGGCGATGTGCGTCGGCAGGGGCGTCTCGAGCAGTGTGTGAATCGCTTCCTGGTAACTCATCGCGGGGACCATCTGGAACTCGGACGAGGTAATCTCGCTGTTCTCATGCAGGGTCTTGACCATCAGCGCGCGGACCGTGAGGTGCTCGACGAAGTGGGAGAAGATCCAATGCTGCTGTCCGGCGTTAGTCTGCTCCAGCATGAGCCGGCCGCCGGGGTAGATGTGGCCGATCATCCCGAAGCCGAAGTTGACGCCTTGAAAGATAGTTCCGTCGAGCCGCACGAGGATGCGACTCTCGGAGTCGATCCAGATGCGGCCCTTGAAGCCGGTGAGCGCCTCCGCGTAGAGGTTGGGCGGAGACCAGCGCGGATTCGGCGCGAAGTCGAGCACCACCTCGGGCGCATGAGGCCCGGGGCGGCCCGTCTGCGGCTGGCCGGGAACGTAGGTGTAGATCATGGCGTCGGGCATCATCTTTACCATGTCGACCGCCAGCTTTTTGCCGGTAACGTCGCCCTTGACGTGCTTGGCGAAGGCTGCGGGCGAATCGAGCATGGCCTGTAGACGGCTGCGCTCGGCAGCGTCCTCCTCTGCGGTCAAAGGACGGTCGTCTCTGGCGATCAGACGCGCCACCGTGCCGTCACGCGTCTCGAGTACGTCGCGCAACTGAACTCCGCGGGCGTTTGCGATGTGTGCGCGGTAGCGCAGATAGAAGCGGTCGAACTGGATGACCTTCAGCTCGTTGTGCGCGGCATCTTCGGCCCAGCTCTTGGGATCGCCCGATGGATTGCCCTGCTGTGCGCAGAGTTGCATCGAGAGGATAGAGATCGACGCAAGAAGAAACAGGAGAGTGTGCATCGTTCGAGCCGCAGGGCTGAGCGGAAAAGGCAGACTGATCGCTCTCTGCAA
This is a stretch of genomic DNA from Granulicella sp. WH15. It encodes these proteins:
- a CDS encoding oxidoreductase — protein: MAAWTTHNIPSQAGKLAVVTGANSGIGWNTALELARAGASVILTARSREKGEDAVHRIQRLLPSAQVRYEQLDLASLASVHGFAAKIGSELKLDLLVNNAGVMRIPTRELTEDGFEKQFGTNYLGHFALTLLLLPLLQRSPAPRVTSVSSGAASMGLKKINFDDLQFEKTYAPWKVYCQSKLANLLFMQELARRSAAQGIPLLSNAAHPGWASTNLQSSGPGRPLNRFENFIQNRFSQNSAQGALPTLRAATAPDTRSGEYFAPGGTLQLTGSPILVPLPKPAQNSEAARKLWDVSEQLTKVEWPVTNSTRAAFLRS
- a CDS encoding TetR/AcrR family transcriptional regulator, whose product is MARVKSADKRNAILTAATQVVAERGVGATTAAIAGRAQVSEGTIFTYFASKDELLNQLYRELKLELADAMMSGFPRRNGVRSRLQHVWNCYVDWGVENPFKHKALQQLILWSGLTDESKAAGMAPFVEIQQMHREATESRIFRELPEEFAAATMSALSETTVAFMQQQSEQAAIYRDLGFEMLWAAIARKK
- a CDS encoding glycosyltransferase family 39 protein; its protein translation is MADMTMSVSLVDHPDRSALSAALRLAAIFAVVKLLLQFGLTLWTEHLGYGYFRDEFYYLACGRHLAWGYVDHGPVVAVQARLGELLFGTSVFALRVLSSAAGAVVVWLTGVIAWALGGRRPAQALAMFGVLLCPQYIALHGFLSMNSFEPIFWSVCVLALVLVQRGYSEGMWWMVFGVSAGVGLLNKPSMTFFLIAVAIGLLCTPQRRLLATRWAAVGVGLLILIALPNLLWQAQNHWPTLEFLENGRAEHKNVILGPVPFFMQQFLNMQPMNFALWGTGVVALLRGRSIRGMRWLGVAFVVFFVTMFGLHAKDYYLAGIYPAFFAAGAIAWEHRFAARKSVRQGRVVAFPVFEGMLLVSTVLVLPMASPVLRPYTWIRYTTAMHLHGSKSETAETGPLPQFYADRFGWQQQVDTVVKAYRGLTPAEQREVCIYGDDYGEAGALDLLGRREEPSLPAAISPQNSYWMWGTHGCTGEIAIAISGGSLEELQGQYESVTVLGRMDDPLAMPFERHKHIYLLRRRRPEMPFVWEKMKDFI
- the ruvC gene encoding crossover junction endodeoxyribonuclease RuvC; this translates as MRVFGIDCGTEFTGYGVVRVDETARNPKLLHCAAGTIRLKKKETTPQRLAQVYAELTALIELHQPDAVAIEEVFFSANAKSALKLGQVRGVAMLAAANCGRPVFEYAPLSIKSAVVGYGLAAKEQVQFMVTRLLEMDGAFDSPDAADALAIAICHIHTAQSAPVARKSGR
- the rsmA gene encoding 16S rRNA (adenine(1518)-N(6)/adenine(1519)-N(6))-dimethyltransferase RsmA, whose amino-acid sequence is MHKLRKPKLGQNFLVDDRARHQIADSLGDLSQRTVIEIGPGHGAITDILATRCQRLIALELDRSLAAELRFRFRERINVQIVEADVLATDLLSFAQPGTTVDIIGNLPYYITSDILLHLFAAATAGILGRAALMMQREVADRVSAAPGVRDYGLLSATTQMYAQVDNLFTLPPEAFNPPPDVYSTVLRLHFAPRFAELGVDPAGFDAFLKQAFAQKRKTLQNNLRFAGVDPQLLAEKWPAGIPAQSRAEQLPLEDMAQLYLALR
- a CDS encoding neutral zinc metallopeptidase; translated protein: MDWTPGAQSGDIEDRRDSSGGDGGGGGFGFGGGGGLGIAGFVVLVVLSLATGRNFLSGVLSGPGAAPSQYQQAGPRAAGPAQPHSAGEDRDVQLISFVLDDVQKTWTGIFSAAGKTYPHAKLVIYRGATYSGCGTARSSTGPFYCPQDQKVYIDLSFWDELKHFGGATTEFAQAYVIAHELGHHVQKLLGIEARERQAVSANPEEQNVLSVDLELQADCFAGVWAHSTQQRNIVHEDDIAGALSAAAAVGDDHLQKMSGRAVSPESWTHGSSAQRQKWFTTGLSTGKVSACATFDGKLAP